From Populus trichocarpa isolate Nisqually-1 chromosome 19, P.trichocarpa_v4.1, whole genome shotgun sequence, a single genomic window includes:
- the LOC7469858 gene encoding apyrase 2 codes for MKRPGMRNEPLSDKVHKYRGVLLVISIPMLLIAFVLLVMPSREDYEYGGGVSRKMSPNLVRDSRSYAVIFDAGSSGSRVHVFCFDRNLDLVPIGKELELFVQLKPGLSAYANNPQEAAKSLASLLDKAESSVPKELRPKTPVRVGATAGLRALGMEASDRILQAVRDFLRAKSTLKSEANGVTVLDGSQEGSYQWVTINYLLGNLGKKYSNTVGVVDLGGGSVQMAYAISEMDAAKAPRISDGEDTYVKEMFLMGTKYYLYVHSYLHYGLLAARAEILDASEESSNPCILGGYDGVYNYGGKDHKASASPSGSNLDECRRVALNALKVNESTCTNMKCTFGGVWNGGGGDGQKNMFVASFFFDRAAQAGFVDSTLPVVKVRPVDFEHAAKRACGTKLENAKSIYHSLDENDLPYICMDLVYQYTLLVEGFAMDPLQDMMLVKKVQYRDSLVEAAWPLGSAIEAVSSPA; via the exons ATGAAGCGACCAGGCATGCGAAACGAGCCACTGAGTGACAAGGTCCACAAGTACAGAGGAGTGTTGCTGGTGATTTCGATCCCGATGCTTTTGATCGCTTTTGTGCTGTTGGTGATGCCGAGTCGTGAGGATTATGAATACGGAGGAGGAGTGAGTCGAAAGATGTCGCCGAATCTTGTTAGGGATTCGAGGAGTTATGCGGTTATTTTTGATGCCGGGAGTTCAGGGAgtagagttcatgttttttgttttgatcgGAATTTGGATCTTGTTCCTATCGGTAAAGAACTCGAGCTTTTTGTGCAG CTTAAACCAGGTTTGAGTGCTTATGCAAATAACCCGCAAGAAGCAGCCAAATCCCTCGCTTCACTGCTTGATAAAGCTGAAAGCTCTGTGCCTAAAGAGCTCCGACCAAAAACACCAGTCAGAGTTGGG GCTACTGCTGGCTTGAGGGCATTGGGAATGGAAGCATCAGATAGAATTTTGCAAGCG GTTAGGGATTTCCTGAGAGCTAAAAGCACCCTGAAATCTGAGGCAAACGGGGTCACGGTTTTGGATGGTTCTCAAGAAGGTTCTTATCAGTGG GTGACGATAAACTACCTTTTAGGAAATTTAGGAAAGAAATATTCAAACACGgttggagttgtagatcttggcGGTGGATCTGTTCAAATGGCATATGCAATCTCCGAGATGGATGCAGCGAAAGCTCCGAGGATATCTGATGGAGAAGATACATATGTAAAGGAAATGTTTTTGATGGGAACCAAATATTACCTCTATGTTCACAG CTATTTGCATTATGGTTTATTAGCAGCTCGAGCAGAAATTTTGGATGCTTCAGAGGAGTCTAGCAATCCATGCATCCTGGGTGGTTATGATG GGGTATACAATTATGGAGGGAAAGACCATAAAGCATCAGCTTCTCCATCTGGTTCAAACTTGGACGAGTGCAGGAGGGTAGCTCTTAATGCTCTCAAAGTTAATGAATCGACTTGTACAAACATGAAATGTACATTTGGAGGAGTATGGAATGGTGGCGGCGGGGATGGACAGAAGAATATGTTTGTTGCATCATTTTTCTTCGACAGAGCTGCTCAG GCTGGTTTTGTTGATTCAACTTTACCAGTTGTCAAAGTTCGACCTGTGGATTTTGAGCATGCTGCAAAGCGTGCTTGTGGAACTAAACTAGAGAATGCTAAATCCATATATCACAGTTTGGATGAGAATGATCTGCCATATATATGCATGGATCTGGTCTATCAGTACACATTGCTTGTAGAGGGATTTG CTATGGATCCATTGCAAGATATGATGTTGGTGAAGAAGGTTCAGTACCGAGATTCCCTTGTGGAAGCTGCATGGCCACTGGGCAGTGCCATAGAGGCTGTGTCATCACCAGCATAA